The proteins below come from a single Arthrobacter sp. B1I2 genomic window:
- a CDS encoding ABC transporter permease, with the protein MTRKHVGQQAVRPPLVPLRSPSPAYSGIPGWVRALAVLAAVVVMLPLLAMVLRVDWAQFVPLVTSESSLTALGLSLRTSAASTLLCVVLGVPLALVLARDTFRLQGLLRSLVLLPLVLPPVVGGIALLYTFGRQGLLGQTLNVLGLQIAFSTTAVVLAQTFVALPFLVVSLEGALRTSGSRYEAVAATLGARPGTVFRRVTLPLVLPGLASGAVLSFARSLGEFGATLTFAGSLQGVTRTLPLEIYLQRETDPDAAVALSLVLVAVAVAVVALAYGRPAAGRSGAGQRTTAPPASDGGLR; encoded by the coding sequence ATGACCCGGAAGCACGTGGGACAGCAGGCAGTACGGCCGCCCCTGGTGCCGCTCCGCTCCCCAAGCCCGGCGTACTCCGGCATCCCCGGCTGGGTCCGCGCCCTGGCAGTCCTGGCTGCCGTCGTCGTCATGCTTCCGCTGCTGGCGATGGTGCTGCGCGTGGACTGGGCGCAGTTCGTTCCACTGGTGACGTCGGAGTCGTCCCTGACGGCGCTGGGACTGAGCCTGCGGACCTCCGCGGCGAGCACCCTGCTGTGCGTTGTGCTGGGCGTCCCGCTGGCCCTGGTCCTTGCCCGGGACACTTTCCGCCTGCAGGGGCTGCTGCGCTCGCTGGTGCTCCTGCCGCTGGTACTTCCGCCGGTGGTGGGCGGGATCGCCCTGCTGTACACGTTTGGCCGGCAGGGGCTGCTGGGGCAGACACTGAATGTGCTCGGCCTGCAGATCGCGTTCTCCACCACGGCGGTGGTCCTGGCGCAGACGTTCGTGGCGCTGCCCTTCCTGGTGGTGAGCCTTGAAGGTGCCCTGCGCACGTCAGGCTCCCGGTACGAGGCGGTGGCCGCCACCCTGGGCGCCCGGCCGGGCACGGTGTTCCGGCGCGTCACGCTGCCGCTCGTCCTGCCGGGACTGGCGTCGGGCGCTGTCCTCTCCTTCGCGCGGAGCCTGGGCGAGTTCGGCGCCACGCTGACCTTCGCGGGCAGCCTGCAGGGGGTGACGCGGACCCTGCCGCTGGAAATCTACCTGCAGCGCGAAACGGACCCGGATGCCGCCGTCGCCCTGTCCCTGGTGCTGGTAGCGGTGGCCGTCGCCGTAGTGGCACTGGCCTACGGCCGACCGGCCGCGGGCCGTTCCGGAGCAGGACAGCGGACGACGGCGCCCCCAGCGTCAGACGGTGGCCTCCGGTGA
- a CDS encoding sulfate/molybdate ABC transporter ATP-binding protein, with product MTLSFQAVVAGRGFDVSLTVRPGETVAVMGPNGAGKSTLLSSIAGLLRPDSGRAELNGRTLFDLDGGKRAWAPPHHRGIALLAQEPLLFPHLSAVDNVSFGPRSAGVPKRGAQEQALRWLAEVEAEDLAGRRPAQLSGGQAQRVAVARALAADPALLLLDEPLEALDIHSAPLLRRLFKRVLAGRQAIIVTHDVLDAWMLADRVVILENGRIAEEGPTRAVLERPRSSFAAGLAGLNFIPGTLDGAGVWTSGGLRIAGHDDEPDLSEEPRPPAKRGSPGVAVFPPSAVSVFLNDAHGSPRNSFAVTITDLEPHGDQVRVRAGSLAADITPAASADLGLVPGMAVHFVVKAASVTVYAA from the coding sequence GTGACGCTGTCCTTCCAGGCAGTGGTGGCCGGGCGCGGTTTCGACGTGTCCCTGACGGTCCGGCCGGGTGAAACCGTTGCCGTCATGGGGCCCAACGGCGCCGGCAAATCCACCCTGCTGTCCAGCATCGCGGGCCTGCTGCGGCCGGACAGCGGCCGGGCCGAACTCAACGGCAGGACCCTCTTTGACCTCGACGGCGGAAAGCGTGCCTGGGCACCTCCGCACCACCGCGGCATTGCCCTGCTGGCCCAGGAACCCCTGCTCTTCCCCCATCTGAGCGCCGTGGACAATGTCTCCTTCGGGCCGCGCAGCGCCGGCGTTCCCAAGCGGGGCGCGCAGGAGCAGGCGCTGCGATGGCTGGCCGAAGTCGAAGCCGAAGACCTGGCCGGAAGGCGTCCAGCCCAACTCTCCGGCGGCCAGGCCCAGCGGGTGGCCGTGGCCCGTGCGCTCGCGGCCGATCCGGCGCTCCTCCTGCTCGACGAGCCGCTGGAAGCCCTGGATATCCACTCCGCCCCGCTGCTCCGCCGCCTGTTCAAGCGCGTCCTTGCAGGCCGCCAGGCCATCATCGTCACCCACGACGTGCTGGACGCATGGATGCTGGCGGACAGGGTGGTCATCCTGGAAAACGGCCGGATAGCGGAGGAAGGCCCCACCCGGGCGGTGCTGGAACGTCCCAGGAGCTCATTCGCCGCCGGGCTGGCAGGGCTGAACTTCATTCCGGGCACCCTTGACGGCGCGGGGGTGTGGACCAGCGGGGGACTCAGAATCGCCGGACACGACGATGAGCCGGACCTTTCCGAAGAACCGCGCCCGCCGGCGAAACGGGGCAGTCCCGGCGTCGCGGTGTTCCCGCCGTCGGCCGTTTCCGTTTTCCTCAATGACGCACACGGGAGCCCCCGGAATTCGTTCGCCGTCACCATCACGGACCTCGAGCCGCACGGCGACCAGGTCCGCGTCCGCGCCGGCAGCCTGGCCGCGGACATTACCCCTGCTGCCTCCGCTGACCTGGGCCTTGTTCCAGGCATGGCGGTGCACTTCGTGGTGAAAGCGGCTTCTGTGACGGTCTACGCGGCCTGA
- a CDS encoding septum formation family protein, which yields MNHQDIPPKPASPPRTGSLPKIQNRAAGPAPAPESVTWSQPRQDPAPEKRVNRRPAFWKAFLVVVILAVAGSLVWLAVWLNSAPGNDAAKGDAAGVLQTAVTPPATPQPLPREGVAPAAYAIGDCFKDFDPQALTTTVVPCDTGHSAQLVATFRYADSTGYPGVEPLKAKALEACQAAKLGPAAKQFQLNYQRSFPSSTSWESGDRRVDCYVTADAGNVITASVLP from the coding sequence GTGAACCACCAGGACATCCCGCCCAAACCCGCCTCGCCGCCGCGAACCGGAAGCCTGCCGAAGATCCAAAACCGGGCGGCGGGTCCAGCCCCCGCTCCGGAATCCGTCACCTGGTCCCAGCCGCGCCAGGATCCCGCCCCGGAAAAGCGCGTCAACAGGAGACCGGCCTTCTGGAAGGCGTTCCTCGTCGTCGTCATCCTGGCCGTTGCGGGCTCACTGGTATGGCTTGCCGTGTGGCTGAACTCCGCCCCGGGCAACGATGCGGCGAAGGGTGACGCTGCGGGCGTGCTGCAGACCGCCGTTACCCCGCCGGCCACGCCCCAGCCCCTCCCCCGGGAAGGGGTTGCACCCGCCGCATACGCGATTGGTGACTGCTTCAAGGATTTTGATCCCCAGGCACTGACGACCACGGTGGTGCCGTGCGACACGGGCCATTCGGCGCAGCTTGTGGCTACCTTCCGGTACGCGGACAGCACTGGCTACCCGGGAGTGGAGCCGCTCAAGGCCAAGGCGCTGGAGGCCTGCCAGGCGGCGAAACTGGGTCCGGCAGCAAAGCAGTTCCAGCTCAATTACCAGCGGAGTTTCCCCAGCAGCACCAGTTGGGAATCCGGTGACCGCAGGGTGGATTGCTACGTCACGGCCGACGCCGGCAATGTCATTACCGCAAGCGTGCTGCCCTGA
- a CDS encoding DUF3073 domain-containing protein, whose product MGRGRQKAKATKQARDIKYYSPNTDYSALQRELTGPGSRSTSRYSNEPVEPDYSAYVDKYADDLDDDDDEVNNRRIG is encoded by the coding sequence ATGGGGCGCGGCCGTCAAAAGGCAAAAGCTACCAAGCAGGCTCGGGACATCAAGTACTACTCCCCGAACACTGACTACTCGGCACTTCAGCGTGAGCTGACGGGTCCAGGCAGTCGTTCAACGAGCCGTTACTCGAATGAGCCGGTTGAACCGGACTATTCGGCTTATGTGGATAAGTACGCGGATGATTTGGATGACGATGACGACGAGGTAAACAACCGTCGCATCGGCTAG
- a CDS encoding VOC family protein has protein sequence MTVRNTYASGEPCWADLQTPDVAAAKDFYGRLFGWTYQDFPTPDGRSYAQASVRGQLVATIAPQNHLQLKAGTAAKWNVYFAAVNAADLLQEAGHAGGTAQFGPEKVGDTGVLGFIAPPGGGTTGIWEAGTHYGSGLFDEPGALAWAELFTPQPQAAVGFFQQLFGHEVTEYPQDDGGSYSTLLIDGSEVAGVVPAGQGEEADWEIYFGVADVALAAAAAQAAGGEVLVEPDEHQADGSLATIKDPQGGVLNLIQVQGDSGT, from the coding sequence ATGACTGTTCGGAACACATACGCCAGCGGCGAGCCCTGCTGGGCTGATCTCCAGACCCCTGATGTCGCCGCCGCCAAGGACTTCTATGGACGGCTCTTCGGCTGGACCTACCAGGACTTTCCCACCCCGGACGGTCGCAGCTACGCGCAGGCCTCTGTCCGCGGGCAGTTGGTGGCCACCATCGCACCGCAAAACCACTTGCAGCTGAAGGCCGGCACCGCCGCGAAGTGGAACGTCTATTTTGCGGCCGTTAACGCCGCGGACCTGCTCCAGGAAGCCGGCCACGCCGGGGGTACGGCCCAGTTCGGGCCGGAGAAAGTGGGGGACACCGGGGTGCTGGGTTTCATTGCCCCTCCGGGCGGAGGAACCACCGGGATCTGGGAAGCGGGAACCCACTACGGAAGCGGGCTCTTCGACGAGCCGGGCGCGCTGGCCTGGGCGGAACTCTTCACGCCCCAGCCGCAGGCCGCCGTCGGCTTCTTCCAGCAGCTTTTCGGCCATGAGGTCACCGAGTACCCCCAGGACGACGGCGGCAGCTACAGCACGCTGCTCATTGACGGCAGTGAGGTGGCCGGCGTCGTTCCAGCCGGCCAAGGCGAGGAAGCGGACTGGGAGATCTACTTTGGCGTGGCAGATGTTGCCCTGGCGGCGGCGGCCGCCCAGGCAGCAGGCGGGGAAGTTCTGGTGGAGCCCGATGAGCACCAGGCTGACGGCTCCCTGGCCACCATCAAGGACCCGCAGGGCGGAGTGCTCAACCTCATCCAGGTGCAGGGGGATTCGGGCACTTAA
- the purM gene encoding phosphoribosylformylglycinamidine cyclo-ligase, which translates to MTSANTAAENSGITYASAGVDVEAGDRAVELMKDAVKATHNSSVIGGVGGFAGLYDVSKLLTFKKPLLATSTDGVGTKVAIAQAMDIHDTIGFDLVGMVVDDIVVVGAEPLYMTDYIACGKVVPERIADIVRGIAAACSVAGTALVGGETAEHPGLLGEHEYDVAGAATGVVEADALLGPDRVRAGDVVIGMASSGLHSNGYSLVRRVINHAGWALDRQVSELGRTLGEELLEPTRVYAADCLDLARTFPVSAGAAVHGFSHVTGGGLAANLARVLPQGLVATVDRATWELPAIFKLVSELGNVPLADLERTLNLGVGMVAIVSPEAADAAVSRLNDRGLPSWIMGTVEENSDSIVKSGPDYVQGAKGVDGGAVRLVNAYA; encoded by the coding sequence ATGACTTCCGCTAACACCGCCGCAGAGAACTCCGGCATCACCTACGCCTCCGCAGGCGTGGACGTTGAAGCCGGGGACCGCGCCGTCGAGCTCATGAAGGATGCCGTCAAGGCAACCCACAACTCCTCGGTGATCGGCGGGGTGGGCGGCTTCGCCGGCCTCTACGACGTCTCAAAGCTGCTGACCTTCAAGAAGCCGCTGCTGGCCACATCCACGGACGGCGTGGGCACCAAGGTTGCCATCGCGCAGGCCATGGACATCCACGACACCATCGGGTTCGACCTGGTGGGCATGGTGGTGGATGACATCGTGGTGGTGGGCGCCGAGCCGCTCTACATGACCGACTACATCGCCTGCGGCAAGGTGGTCCCGGAGCGCATCGCGGACATTGTTCGCGGCATCGCGGCCGCCTGCTCGGTGGCCGGCACCGCCCTGGTGGGCGGCGAAACCGCGGAGCACCCGGGCCTGCTGGGCGAGCACGAATACGACGTCGCCGGCGCAGCCACCGGTGTTGTCGAGGCCGATGCACTCCTGGGTCCGGACCGCGTCCGCGCCGGCGACGTGGTGATCGGCATGGCCTCCTCCGGCCTGCACTCCAACGGCTATTCCCTGGTCCGCCGTGTCATCAACCACGCCGGCTGGGCCCTTGACCGCCAGGTGTCCGAACTGGGCCGCACCCTGGGCGAGGAACTCCTGGAACCCACGCGCGTCTACGCCGCCGACTGCCTTGACCTGGCGCGCACCTTTCCGGTCAGCGCCGGGGCGGCCGTCCACGGCTTCAGCCACGTGACCGGAGGCGGCCTGGCCGCCAACCTGGCCCGCGTTCTCCCCCAGGGCCTCGTGGCCACGGTGGACCGTGCCACGTGGGAACTGCCCGCCATCTTCAAGCTGGTCTCGGAGCTGGGCAATGTTCCACTGGCGGACCTCGAGCGCACGCTTAACCTGGGCGTGGGCATGGTGGCCATCGTCTCCCCCGAAGCCGCCGACGCGGCCGTGTCCCGCCTCAACGACCGCGGCCTGCCGTCCTGGATCATGGGCACCGTCGAGGAGAACTCGGACTCAATCGTGAAGTCCGGCCCGGACTACGTCCAGGGCGCCAAGGGCGTGGACGGCGGCGCGGTCCGCCTGGTCAACGCCTACGCCTAA
- the purF gene encoding amidophosphoribosyltransferase, whose product MARGDGKLSHDLLPGEKGPQDACGVFGVWAPGEEVAKLTYYGLYALQHRGQESAGIATSDGKRINVYKDMGLVSQVFDETTLNTLTGHLAVGHCRYSTTGASHWANAQPTLGATATGTVALAHNGNLTNTAELNAMITERNGGQLTGEMKQGNTSDTALVTALLEGEPGKTLEETATELLPKIKGGFCFVFMDEGTLYAARDTFGIRPLVLGRLERGWVVASEQSALATVGASFIREIEPGEFIAIDEDGVRSKKFAEPTPAGCVFEYVYLARPDAAIAGRSVYESRVEMGRQLARENTQQADIVIPVPESGTPAAVGYAEESGIPFAHGFVKNSYVGRTFIQPSQTLRQLGIRLKLNALESVIRGKRVVVVDDSIVRGNTQRAIVRMLREAGAATVHVKISSPPVQWPCFYGIDFASRAELIANGATIEEISQAIGADSLAYISEDGMIGATRQPRERLCTACFTGKYPIKLPDADKLGKNLLERTDLGGLKPSPSALPGQTAALAIDATEDPAEKAGATGCDPGPDSEFENLLTEADLVPDVPAATSADKKESV is encoded by the coding sequence GTGGCACGCGGCGATGGAAAACTTTCCCATGATCTTCTCCCCGGCGAAAAAGGCCCGCAGGACGCCTGTGGCGTCTTCGGCGTCTGGGCCCCAGGCGAAGAAGTAGCAAAACTTACCTATTACGGGCTGTACGCACTGCAGCACCGCGGTCAGGAGTCCGCTGGCATAGCCACCAGCGACGGCAAGCGGATCAACGTCTACAAGGACATGGGCCTCGTGTCCCAGGTCTTCGACGAGACCACCCTGAACACCCTGACCGGGCACCTGGCCGTCGGCCACTGCCGCTACTCCACCACCGGCGCCAGCCACTGGGCCAACGCGCAGCCCACCCTGGGTGCCACCGCCACCGGCACGGTTGCCCTGGCGCACAACGGCAACCTGACCAACACCGCCGAGCTCAACGCCATGATCACCGAGCGCAACGGCGGCCAGCTCACCGGCGAAATGAAGCAGGGCAACACCTCGGACACCGCCCTGGTCACCGCCCTGCTGGAGGGCGAGCCGGGCAAGACACTCGAAGAAACCGCCACCGAACTCCTGCCCAAGATCAAGGGCGGCTTCTGCTTCGTCTTCATGGATGAAGGCACGCTCTACGCCGCACGTGACACCTTCGGCATCCGCCCGCTGGTCCTGGGCCGGCTGGAGCGCGGCTGGGTTGTCGCTTCCGAACAGTCCGCCCTGGCCACCGTGGGCGCCAGCTTCATCCGGGAGATCGAGCCGGGCGAGTTCATTGCCATCGACGAGGACGGCGTGCGGTCCAAGAAGTTCGCGGAGCCGACGCCGGCCGGTTGCGTTTTCGAATACGTTTACCTCGCCCGCCCGGACGCCGCTATCGCCGGGCGCTCCGTCTATGAGTCCCGCGTGGAGATGGGCCGCCAGCTGGCCCGGGAGAACACGCAACAGGCGGACATCGTCATCCCCGTGCCCGAATCCGGCACCCCCGCGGCCGTCGGCTATGCCGAGGAATCCGGCATTCCCTTCGCACACGGCTTCGTCAAGAACTCCTACGTGGGCCGCACCTTCATCCAGCCCTCCCAGACCTTGCGCCAGCTGGGCATCCGGCTCAAGCTCAACGCCTTGGAGTCCGTGATCCGCGGGAAGCGTGTTGTAGTGGTGGATGACTCGATCGTCCGCGGCAACACCCAGCGCGCCATTGTGCGGATGCTCCGGGAGGCCGGCGCCGCAACCGTCCACGTGAAGATTTCCTCTCCGCCGGTGCAGTGGCCCTGCTTCTACGGCATCGATTTCGCCTCCCGCGCCGAACTGATCGCCAACGGCGCCACCATCGAGGAAATCTCCCAGGCCATCGGCGCAGACTCGCTGGCCTACATCTCCGAGGACGGCATGATCGGAGCCACCCGGCAGCCGCGCGAGCGTCTCTGCACCGCCTGCTTCACCGGCAAGTACCCGATCAAGCTCCCGGACGCGGACAAGCTGGGCAAGAACCTGCTGGAGCGCACGGACCTGGGCGGCCTGAAGCCTTCCCCCTCCGCGCTTCCCGGCCAAACCGCCGCCCTGGCCATTGACGCCACCGAGGATCCCGCGGAGAAGGCCGGTGCCACCGGCTGCGATCCGGGCCCGGACTCCGAATTCGAGAACCTGCTGACCGAAGCCGACCTTGTGCCCGACGTACCCGCCGCCACCAGCGCCGACAAGAAAGAGTCCGTATGA
- a CDS encoding S-(hydroxymethyl)mycothiol dehydrogenase, whose protein sequence is MVHKVQAVVVKEKNAPVSLETILVPDPGPGEALVDIITCGVCHTDLHYKQGGIGDDFPYLLGHEATGVVSAVGPGVTQVAPGDRVILNWRAVCGECRACAKGQPQYCFNTHNATQKMTLEDGTELSPALGIGAFAEKTLVAAGQCTKVDPEADAAAVGLLGCGVMAGIGAAINTGEVKRGESVAVIGCGGVGIAAIAGAKLAGATTIIAVDIDDNKIEMAKSLGATHGVNSKQEDAVEAIRALTGGHGADVVIDAVGRPETYKQAFYARDLAGRVVLVGVPTPEMTLELPLLDVFGRGGSLKSSWYGDCLPSRDFPMLVQHYRQGNLDLDAFVSERISIDQIEEAFGKMHEGKVLRSVVEVQPTGASA, encoded by the coding sequence ATGGTCCATAAAGTCCAAGCAGTTGTTGTCAAGGAAAAGAACGCTCCGGTGTCGCTGGAGACCATCCTGGTTCCGGACCCGGGCCCGGGGGAGGCGCTGGTGGACATCATCACCTGCGGCGTCTGCCACACGGACCTGCACTACAAGCAGGGCGGCATCGGCGACGACTTCCCCTATTTGCTGGGTCATGAGGCCACGGGCGTGGTCAGCGCGGTGGGCCCTGGCGTGACGCAGGTAGCCCCGGGCGACCGGGTCATCCTGAACTGGCGGGCCGTCTGCGGCGAGTGCCGGGCATGTGCCAAGGGCCAGCCCCAGTACTGCTTCAACACCCACAACGCCACCCAGAAGATGACCCTGGAAGACGGCACTGAGCTTTCGCCCGCCCTGGGCATTGGGGCCTTCGCCGAAAAAACTCTTGTTGCCGCCGGCCAGTGCACCAAGGTTGATCCCGAGGCTGACGCCGCGGCCGTCGGCCTGCTGGGCTGCGGCGTGATGGCCGGCATTGGCGCCGCCATCAACACCGGCGAGGTCAAGCGCGGCGAGTCCGTGGCGGTCATCGGCTGCGGCGGCGTGGGCATTGCGGCGATCGCCGGGGCAAAGCTGGCGGGTGCGACGACGATCATCGCTGTAGACATCGACGACAACAAGATCGAAATGGCCAAGTCCCTGGGTGCCACCCACGGCGTGAACTCCAAGCAGGAGGACGCCGTTGAAGCCATCCGTGCCCTCACCGGAGGCCACGGAGCGGACGTGGTGATTGACGCCGTCGGCCGTCCTGAGACCTATAAGCAGGCCTTCTATGCCCGCGACCTCGCCGGCCGGGTGGTCCTGGTGGGCGTGCCGACGCCGGAGATGACGCTGGAACTGCCGCTGCTGGATGTCTTTGGCCGCGGCGGCTCGCTGAAGTCCTCCTGGTACGGCGACTGCCTGCCCTCCCGCGACTTCCCCATGCTGGTGCAGCACTACCGGCAGGGCAACCTTGACCTGGACGCCTTCGTTTCCGAGCGCATCTCCATTGACCAGATCGAGGAGGCCTTTGGGAAGATGCACGAGGGCAAGGTCCTGCGGTCCGTCGTCGAGGTCCAGCCGACGGGGGCGTCCGCATGA
- a CDS encoding MBL fold metallo-hydrolase gives MSVTIENLVTSGTFSLDGGTWDVDNNVWIVGNDEECVIIDAPHDAAAIINQVRSRKVKAILLTHAHNDHIGAAREVADALGAPILLNQEDLVLWEQVYPDAKPDQYHADGDVFEVGGAALRAVHTPGHSPGSTCFYLESEGTVFTGDTLFNGGPGATGRSYSDYPTILKSIRERLLTLPAETVVRTGHGDSTTIAAEQETLAKVQQ, from the coding sequence ATGAGCGTCACCATCGAGAACCTGGTGACCTCGGGCACGTTTTCGCTCGACGGCGGCACCTGGGACGTGGACAACAACGTCTGGATCGTGGGCAATGACGAGGAATGCGTCATCATCGATGCGCCCCACGACGCCGCCGCGATCATCAACCAGGTCCGCAGCCGGAAGGTGAAGGCCATCCTGCTCACGCACGCGCACAACGACCACATTGGTGCCGCGCGGGAGGTTGCTGATGCCCTGGGTGCCCCGATCCTCCTGAACCAGGAGGACCTGGTCCTGTGGGAGCAGGTGTACCCGGACGCCAAACCGGACCAGTACCACGCCGATGGCGACGTTTTCGAGGTGGGTGGCGCCGCGCTGCGGGCTGTCCACACCCCCGGCCACTCGCCCGGTTCCACCTGCTTCTACCTGGAAAGCGAAGGAACCGTCTTCACGGGGGACACCCTGTTCAACGGCGGCCCGGGTGCCACCGGGCGGTCCTACAGTGACTACCCCACCATCCTGAAGTCCATCCGCGAACGGCTGCTGACGCTCCCGGCCGAAACCGTGGTCCGCACCGGCCACGGCGACAGCACCACCATTGCGGCGGAGCAGGAAACCCTGGCAAAGGTTCAGCAGTAG
- a CDS encoding FdhF/YdeP family oxidoreductase, producing MKFGKQPAPVADINEDKLEVHKPKTEAAGVKAVMVALERAVAQAGVARTTQSLLRLNQRGGFDCPGCAWPESDKKRKTAEFCENGAKAVAEENTVRTVGAEFWAKHSIAELSEKTEYWLGNQGRLSEPVVIREGETHYSPISWADAFDLIGGHIRATTPDRCVFYTSGRTANETAFMYQLFARSLGTNNLPDCSNMCHESSGSALNPTIGIGKGTVSLEDIHDAELIFVVGQNPGTNHPRMLSALKECKDKGGRIVAVNPLPEAGLFNFKDPQTVSGVVGGGTPLADEYLQIKVGGDLALFQALGHLLLEAEKENPGTVVDHSFIAAQTDGFDAYREARRVLDWDETEKATGLSRAQIEKVAGMLVASKASIFCWALGVTQQPHSVDTIKEMVNVLLLQGNFGKPGAGACPVRGHSNVQGDRTMGIWEKPKEWLLSALDSEFGITSPRHHGYDAVESMEAFERDEVDVFVSMGGNFSLACSDTEALEAGMQRIGLTVHISTKPNRSHIVHGRTSLILPTLGRTDKDDKHPKGAQFLSVEDSMSVVHSTQGRLTPVSEHLLAEPVIVARMAEATFGPDHPVDWKAMAGDYDIIRDHIARVLPGFEDFNTRVRTKNGFVLPNPPRDTRSFATDIGRGRFTVSPLEYLTPPPGHLVLQTIRSHDQYNTTFYGLDDRYRGISGGRRVILVHPEDLAESGFQDRELVDVVSTFQGVDRRADKFRLVAYPTAKGCAAAYFPEANALVHKENVARVSNTPGFKAMFVRFTPHVAEVAAAQASAGELAGTPA from the coding sequence ATGAAGTTCGGGAAGCAGCCCGCCCCGGTCGCGGACATCAACGAGGACAAGCTCGAGGTCCACAAACCCAAGACAGAGGCCGCCGGGGTCAAAGCCGTCATGGTGGCCCTGGAACGTGCCGTGGCCCAGGCGGGCGTGGCCCGTACGACACAGTCGCTGTTGCGGCTGAACCAGCGCGGCGGCTTCGACTGCCCGGGCTGTGCGTGGCCGGAATCGGACAAGAAGCGCAAGACAGCGGAGTTCTGCGAGAACGGCGCCAAGGCGGTGGCTGAGGAAAACACCGTGCGGACCGTGGGGGCGGAGTTCTGGGCGAAGCACTCCATCGCGGAGCTGTCGGAGAAGACCGAGTACTGGCTGGGCAACCAGGGCCGGCTCAGCGAACCGGTGGTCATCAGGGAGGGCGAGACGCATTACTCGCCGATTTCCTGGGCCGATGCCTTCGACCTCATTGGCGGACACATCCGCGCCACCACCCCTGACCGCTGCGTCTTTTACACCTCCGGCCGCACCGCCAACGAGACAGCGTTTATGTACCAGCTGTTCGCACGGTCCCTGGGCACCAACAACCTGCCCGACTGCTCCAACATGTGCCACGAATCCTCCGGCTCGGCCCTGAACCCGACCATCGGCATCGGCAAGGGCACGGTGTCCCTTGAGGACATCCACGACGCCGAGCTGATCTTTGTGGTGGGCCAGAACCCGGGCACCAACCATCCACGCATGCTGTCCGCGCTGAAGGAGTGCAAGGACAAAGGCGGCAGGATCGTGGCCGTGAATCCGCTGCCCGAGGCCGGCCTGTTCAACTTCAAGGATCCACAGACGGTCTCCGGGGTGGTGGGCGGCGGCACCCCGCTCGCGGACGAGTACCTGCAGATCAAGGTGGGCGGTGACCTGGCCTTGTTCCAGGCGCTGGGCCACCTGCTGCTGGAAGCCGAGAAGGAGAACCCGGGCACCGTCGTCGACCATTCCTTCATTGCCGCGCAGACGGACGGGTTCGACGCCTACCGTGAAGCGCGCCGGGTGCTCGATTGGGATGAGACCGAAAAGGCCACCGGGCTGTCCCGCGCACAGATCGAGAAGGTCGCCGGCATGCTGGTGGCGTCCAAGGCTTCGATTTTCTGCTGGGCGCTGGGCGTGACGCAGCAGCCGCACTCCGTGGACACCATCAAGGAGATGGTCAACGTCCTGCTGCTGCAAGGCAACTTCGGCAAACCCGGCGCCGGCGCGTGCCCCGTCCGCGGGCACTCGAACGTCCAGGGCGACCGGACCATGGGCATCTGGGAAAAGCCGAAGGAATGGCTTCTCTCGGCACTCGATTCCGAGTTCGGCATCACCTCCCCGCGGCACCATGGGTACGACGCGGTGGAGTCCATGGAGGCGTTCGAACGCGACGAGGTGGACGTGTTCGTGTCGATGGGCGGGAACTTCTCGCTCGCCTGCTCTGACACCGAGGCCCTGGAAGCGGGGATGCAGCGGATCGGGCTGACTGTGCACATCTCCACCAAACCCAACCGCTCCCACATCGTGCACGGCCGCACGTCGCTGATCCTGCCCACCCTGGGCCGGACCGACAAGGACGACAAGCACCCGAAGGGTGCGCAGTTCCTGTCCGTGGAGGACTCCATGTCCGTGGTGCACTCCACCCAGGGCCGCCTGACCCCCGTGTCCGAACACCTGCTGGCCGAACCCGTGATCGTGGCCCGGATGGCGGAGGCCACCTTCGGGCCGGACCACCCCGTGGACTGGAAGGCCATGGCCGGGGACTACGACATCATCCGCGACCACATTGCCCGCGTCCTGCCCGGGTTCGAGGACTTCAACACCCGGGTGCGAACCAAGAACGGATTCGTGCTGCCCAACCCGCCGCGGGACACGCGCTCCTTCGCCACGGACATCGGCCGGGGCCGGTTCACGGTCAGCCCGCTGGAGTACCTGACCCCGCCGCCCGGGCACCTGGTGCTGCAGACCATCCGCAGCCACGACCAGTACAACACCACGTTCTACGGCCTGGACGACCGCTACCGCGGCATTTCCGGCGGCCGCCGCGTGATCCTGGTTCACCCTGAAGACCTCGCCGAATCCGGCTTCCAGGACCGGGAACTGGTGGACGTGGTCAGCACCTTCCAGGGCGTGGACCGCAGGGCAGATAAGTTCCGGCTCGTTGCCTACCCCACCGCCAAGGGCTGCGCAGCGGCGTACTTCCCTGAGGCCAACGCCCTGGTCCACAAGGAAAACGTGGCCCGCGTGTCCAATACGCCCGGCTTCAAGGCCATGTTCGTCCGCTTCACGCCACACGTGGCAGAGGTAGCGGCAGCCCAGGCCTCAGCTGGGGAGCTGGCAGGGACGCCGGCTTAG